The Mesorhizobium loti genome includes a region encoding these proteins:
- a CDS encoding sensor histidine kinase: protein MSSSPGVLVLAPLGRDAKIAASILETNQIASRVCDSLEETVPFLDEAHCLVVAEEALISSDRSRFAAWLENQPAWSDFPIVLLTLRGAEVDARLAFLDRYLIVLERPFLASSLANSVRSALRARARQREVQSYIEQKQEVADRQKLLIRELHHRVKNTLANVRAMMGATARSSDNVDDFMRDFSARLVSLADTHSMLTDDYWQTASLHKLLESELGHYETRDRPRILLEGPNVALVADIAIPVGMAFHELASNSSKFGALSRPQGRLDVRWSVATSAEAQIVNLDWRERNGPEVELPKRRGFGTTLLEKVVAVQCNAKVELNFHRDGLQFIMALPLRDTRLVPAY, encoded by the coding sequence ATGTCATCCAGCCCCGGAGTGCTCGTGCTGGCGCCGCTCGGCCGCGATGCGAAGATCGCGGCCTCCATCCTGGAGACGAACCAGATTGCCTCGAGGGTTTGCGACAGTCTGGAGGAAACCGTGCCCTTCCTGGACGAGGCACATTGCCTTGTCGTGGCAGAGGAGGCCCTGATCAGTTCCGATCGAAGCCGGTTCGCTGCCTGGCTTGAAAACCAGCCGGCATGGTCGGATTTTCCAATCGTGCTTCTGACCTTGCGAGGGGCCGAAGTTGATGCGCGGTTGGCATTTCTGGACCGCTATCTGATCGTGCTTGAACGGCCATTCCTGGCGTCGAGCCTCGCCAACTCGGTGCGTTCCGCCCTGCGCGCCCGCGCCCGCCAACGGGAGGTCCAATCCTATATCGAACAGAAGCAGGAAGTCGCCGACCGGCAGAAATTGCTGATCCGCGAACTGCATCACCGCGTCAAGAACACCCTGGCCAACGTGCGCGCCATGATGGGCGCGACGGCCAGGTCGAGCGACAACGTCGACGATTTTATGCGTGACTTTTCAGCCAGGCTCGTTTCGCTGGCCGACACGCATTCGATGCTTACCGACGATTATTGGCAGACTGCATCCCTGCATAAACTGCTTGAAAGCGAGCTTGGCCACTACGAGACGCGCGACAGGCCGCGTATCCTCCTGGAGGGACCGAACGTCGCGCTTGTTGCTGACATCGCAATCCCAGTCGGGATGGCCTTCCATGAATTGGCCTCCAATTCGTCGAAGTTCGGCGCGTTGTCGCGGCCTCAAGGCCGCCTGGATGTCCGCTGGTCGGTCGCCACGTCCGCCGAGGCGCAGATCGTCAATCTTGATTGGCGAGAACGGAATGGGCCGGAGGTCGAGCTCCCCAAGCGACGCGGGTTTGGCACGACGCTGCTGGAAAAGGTTGTTGCGGTGCAGTGTAACGCCAAGGTCGAATTGAACTTTCATCGCGACGGCTTGCAGTTCATCATGGCCCTGCCGCTGCGCGACACGCGCCTCGTGCCTGCCTATTGA
- a CDS encoding Ku protein: MVAPRAAWKGFLKVGSVTCGVKIIGATSEASKIHFKILNRKDGLPVKSVYADEKTGKTVESEDQVKGFEVEKDEFLQIEPDDIKALKLTSDHTLEVGEFVAINEIDTRYLEKPYYLIPADGAAVEAYGVIRDAMKNKGVAARSCIVLYQRGREVVIQPYGKGMVMTELRNHNEMVSENSVFDGLTKAKYDPELLEIAGMLIDKKVTAFDPSKFADTYEDALIAMIDAKRKGKAPPKAVPKPKENVINLAEVLKKSLMQEGLATPKKTAPKRKSA, encoded by the coding sequence ATGGTTGCGCCACGTGCTGCCTGGAAGGGCTTTTTGAAGGTTGGATCGGTAACGTGCGGGGTGAAGATTATCGGCGCCACCAGCGAGGCATCGAAGATTCATTTCAAGATTCTGAACCGCAAAGACGGCCTCCCCGTCAAAAGTGTCTATGCTGACGAAAAGACAGGAAAGACCGTCGAGAGCGAGGACCAGGTGAAGGGGTTCGAAGTCGAGAAGGATGAGTTCCTTCAGATCGAGCCCGACGACATCAAGGCGCTGAAGCTCACATCCGATCACACGCTTGAAGTCGGTGAGTTTGTAGCGATCAATGAGATCGACACCCGCTATCTGGAGAAGCCCTACTACCTCATTCCAGCCGACGGCGCAGCCGTCGAAGCGTACGGCGTGATCCGCGATGCGATGAAGAACAAGGGAGTCGCAGCCCGATCCTGCATCGTGCTCTATCAGCGCGGCCGGGAAGTTGTGATCCAGCCCTATGGCAAGGGCATGGTGATGACCGAGTTGCGAAACCACAACGAGATGGTCTCCGAAAACAGTGTCTTCGATGGTCTGACGAAGGCAAAATACGATCCTGAGCTGCTCGAAATCGCCGGCATGCTCATCGACAAAAAGGTGACCGCTTTCGATCCCTCGAAATTCGCGGACACCTACGAAGATGCGCTGATTGCCATGATTGACGCGAAGCGCAAGGGCAAAGCGCCGCCGAAGGCGGTGCCGAAGCCGAAGGAGAACGTCATCAACCTGGCCGAGGTGCTCAAGAAGAGCCTCATGCAGGAGGGGCTAGCGACACCTAAAAAGACCGCTCCGAAGCGCAAGAGCGCTTAG
- a CDS encoding GAF domain-containing protein, with translation MRGPDHVVEFLNDAHRLVFNSDDWLGRPIRSAIPSLEGQGFFERLDDVFSSGKTFEAQGVPVRFRRSPETPEESRYLTFIYAPLYDGNSTVTGIFCEGFDVTETYRARKRSAALAELGDVVRLIEDPDDLAYAAAEIIGRELEVSRAGYGTIDLEKETISIERDWNAPGIKSLAGVLHFRDYGTYIEDLKRGITVVFEDAEKDPRTSHNAEALKAISAQSLINMPITEKGGFVALLYLNHDRPRFWPEEEIEFVREMAERTRTAVERRRAQAELRQNESRLRFLDALGKETAKSADADAILEVTTRRLGEHLGVAICAYADMEPDQDHFTIRGDWHRQGSSSIVGYYSLQKFGQLAVLRLHQGLPLIINDNVAELLPEEAATFQHIGIAATICMPLVKEGRLTALMAIHDNVARSWTQNDLALLTEVTERSWAHIERVRSDQSAAETAERLSLATQAAAIGTWDYHPVANQLRWDRRCRALFGILSDSGVSYEGSFIAGLHPDDRDQADKAVRQALSPVDPQPFNIEYRTIGLEDGIERWVAASGHAIFENGKAIRFIGTVIDVSDRKKAERHLNIMNDTGAAVAAEFNLDKIVQITTDAGMQLSGAQFGAFFYNVLDEQGGSYMLYALSGAPRSAFENYPMPRATAVFEPTFLGTAVVRSDDILQDPRYGKNTPRKGMPEGHLPVRSYLAVPVVSNSGEVLGGLFFGHAETGKFLPEHETALLGIAGHAATAIDNARLFQAAERELTERRRAEAALQTLNSTLEQRVIEEVAERSKAEEQLRQVQKMEAVGQLTGGIAHDFNNMLAVIIGGLNLLQRKLSKGETDVGRFVEGAMDGAHRAAALTQRLLAFSRQQPLKPEPINANRLVGGMTDLLMRTLGETITVETAFGAGLWQVKADPSQLESALLNLSVNARDAMPNGGKLTIETSNAYVDERYARESAIAAGQFVLIAVTDTGTGMSADVLAKAFDPFYTTKSVGKGTGLGLSQVYGFVRQSGGNVKIYSEPGVGTTVKIYLPRHYGTAEPDTDPTQPRSVEGGLASEIVMVVEDEDRVRAVSAEALRELGYTVVEANGPNEAIKLIEAGQQLSLLFTDVVMPEMSGRQLVDILRKKNPKLKVLYTTGYTRNAIVHNGILDPGTQLLSKPFSLEDLAEKVRSILDDPA, from the coding sequence ATGCGCGGCCCCGATCACGTGGTCGAATTCCTGAACGACGCCCATCGCCTTGTGTTTAACAGCGACGATTGGCTGGGAAGACCAATTCGGAGTGCTATTCCGAGCCTCGAAGGCCAGGGTTTCTTCGAACGTCTGGACGACGTGTTCAGCAGCGGAAAAACATTTGAAGCGCAAGGCGTTCCGGTTCGCTTTCGCCGTTCGCCGGAAACTCCTGAAGAGAGCCGATACCTGACGTTCATCTACGCACCGCTCTACGACGGCAACAGCACCGTGACCGGAATATTCTGCGAGGGGTTCGACGTCACCGAAACATATCGCGCGAGGAAACGAAGCGCTGCGCTTGCCGAGCTCGGTGACGTTGTTCGGCTTATTGAGGACCCGGACGACCTAGCCTACGCCGCAGCTGAAATCATTGGCCGGGAACTGGAGGTGAGCCGGGCGGGTTACGGCACGATCGATCTGGAGAAAGAGACAATTTCAATCGAACGCGATTGGAACGCGCCCGGCATCAAGAGCCTGGCCGGCGTGCTGCATTTTCGTGATTACGGCACGTATATCGAGGACCTCAAACGCGGCATCACGGTCGTCTTCGAGGACGCCGAGAAGGATCCGCGCACGAGCCACAACGCCGAGGCGCTGAAGGCGATCAGCGCTCAATCCTTGATCAACATGCCGATCACTGAAAAGGGTGGCTTTGTCGCCCTGCTATACCTCAACCACGACAGACCGCGATTCTGGCCGGAGGAAGAAATCGAGTTCGTTCGCGAAATGGCCGAGCGGACCCGCACAGCGGTTGAACGACGGCGGGCGCAGGCGGAGTTGCGCCAGAACGAAAGCCGCCTGCGCTTCCTCGACGCGCTTGGAAAAGAGACGGCAAAAAGCGCCGACGCGGACGCGATCCTTGAAGTCACCACCAGGAGGCTTGGCGAGCATCTCGGCGTGGCAATCTGTGCCTATGCCGATATGGAGCCTGATCAGGACCACTTTACGATCCGTGGAGATTGGCACAGGCAGGGGTCATCCAGCATTGTCGGCTATTATAGCCTGCAAAAGTTTGGCCAGCTTGCCGTCCTAAGGCTCCATCAGGGCTTGCCCTTGATCATCAATGACAATGTTGCCGAACTGCTGCCGGAAGAGGCCGCCACGTTCCAGCACATTGGAATTGCCGCGACGATCTGCATGCCCCTCGTCAAAGAGGGCCGACTGACGGCGTTGATGGCGATTCACGACAATGTTGCACGGTCGTGGACACAGAATGACCTCGCGCTTCTCACCGAGGTCACCGAGCGATCATGGGCGCATATCGAGCGGGTAAGGTCGGATCAAAGCGCGGCGGAGACTGCGGAGAGGCTGAGTCTTGCCACTCAGGCAGCGGCAATTGGAACCTGGGATTACCACCCTGTCGCCAACCAGTTGCGATGGGACAGGCGATGCCGGGCCCTGTTTGGGATTCTATCGGATTCCGGGGTTTCTTATGAAGGATCTTTCATCGCTGGCTTGCATCCCGATGACCGCGACCAAGCGGACAAGGCTGTGCGGCAGGCCCTGTCTCCAGTGGATCCACAGCCGTTCAACATCGAGTATCGAACGATTGGTCTGGAGGACGGCATCGAGCGCTGGGTCGCGGCAAGCGGCCATGCCATCTTCGAGAATGGGAAGGCCATCCGTTTCATCGGCACCGTCATTGATGTTTCCGATCGCAAGAAAGCCGAGCGCCACCTGAACATCATGAACGACACCGGCGCGGCGGTCGCGGCCGAGTTTAATCTCGACAAGATCGTGCAGATAACAACGGACGCCGGCATGCAATTGTCCGGGGCGCAGTTCGGTGCGTTCTTCTACAATGTGCTCGACGAACAAGGCGGCAGCTATATGCTCTACGCCCTGTCCGGCGCGCCACGTTCGGCCTTTGAGAATTATCCGATGCCGCGCGCCACAGCCGTGTTTGAACCGACCTTTCTCGGGACGGCCGTGGTTCGTTCTGACGATATCCTGCAGGACCCACGCTACGGCAAAAACACGCCACGCAAAGGCATGCCGGAAGGCCACCTTCCCGTGCGCTCCTATCTCGCGGTGCCGGTCGTCTCAAACTCTGGAGAGGTACTAGGTGGGCTGTTCTTCGGCCATGCCGAAACGGGCAAGTTTCTACCGGAACATGAGACTGCTCTTCTGGGTATCGCCGGCCACGCAGCCACGGCAATCGACAACGCCCGCCTGTTCCAGGCGGCCGAGCGCGAACTCACGGAGCGACGCCGCGCGGAAGCCGCGTTGCAAACGCTCAATTCCACGCTTGAACAGCGCGTGATCGAGGAAGTGGCAGAGCGTTCGAAGGCGGAGGAGCAGTTACGCCAGGTGCAGAAAATGGAGGCGGTGGGCCAGCTGACGGGCGGCATCGCGCATGACTTCAACAACATGCTGGCGGTGATCATCGGTGGGCTCAATCTGCTTCAGCGTAAATTGTCGAAAGGTGAGACGGACGTTGGTCGGTTTGTCGAAGGTGCTATGGACGGCGCGCACCGCGCCGCAGCCCTGACACAGCGTTTGTTGGCCTTCTCGCGACAGCAACCGCTCAAGCCCGAACCTATCAATGCAAACCGCCTGGTCGGCGGGATGACAGATCTGCTGATGCGAACGCTGGGCGAGACGATTACTGTCGAGACTGCTTTTGGTGCCGGTCTCTGGCAGGTCAAGGCGGATCCCAGTCAGTTGGAAAGCGCCCTGCTCAACCTTTCGGTTAATGCGCGCGATGCCATGCCGAATGGCGGCAAGCTGACCATCGAAACGTCGAACGCATATGTCGACGAGCGATACGCTCGCGAATCCGCCATAGCCGCCGGACAATTCGTGCTTATTGCCGTGACCGATACAGGCACAGGGATGTCAGCGGACGTACTCGCGAAAGCATTCGATCCCTTCTACACCACCAAGAGCGTCGGCAAGGGCACCGGGCTTGGCCTCAGTCAGGTTTACGGCTTCGTCCGGCAGTCAGGTGGAAACGTCAAAATCTACTCGGAGCCGGGCGTCGGCACGACGGTCAAAATCTACTTGCCAAGGCACTATGGCACTGCTGAGCCGGATACCGATCCGACACAGCCGCGATCCGTCGAAGGCGGCCTCGCGAGCGAGATTGTCATGGTCGTGGAGGATGAAGATCGAGTCCGTGCCGTTTCCGCCGAGGCGTTGCGCGAACTTGGCTACACTGTCGTCGAAGCCAATGGTCCGAATGAAGCGATCAAGCTGATTGAGGCCGGGCAGCAATTGTCCCTGCTGTTCACCGATGTCGTCATGCCTGAGATGTCGGGGCGTCAGCTCGTCGATATCTTGCGCAAGAAGAATCCGAAGCTCAAGGTCCTTTACACCACCGGCTACACACGCAATGCCATCGTTCACAATGGCATCCTCGATCCAGGGACGCAGCTATTGTCCAAACCATTCAGCCTGGAAGACCTCGCGGAAAAGGTGCGGTCAATTCTGGACGATCCCGCTTAG
- a CDS encoding helix-turn-helix transcriptional regulator: MTEENFVSHLTVEQCRAARALLDWSQARLAAKAQVSEGTVRDFEKSKRVPAGDMLVALRSALELAGVAFLSDGETIQGGPGVRLKKSTASRTHIQDGEAGIIQNSEM; encoded by the coding sequence ATGACCGAGGAGAACTTTGTGTCCCATTTGACTGTGGAGCAATGTCGGGCGGCGCGGGCTCTGCTGGACTGGTCACAAGCAAGGCTTGCCGCCAAAGCGCAGGTCAGCGAGGGAACCGTTCGGGATTTCGAGAAGAGCAAGCGCGTTCCGGCCGGCGATATGCTGGTTGCGTTGCGATCGGCGCTCGAACTGGCAGGGGTTGCCTTTCTGAGTGATGGCGAGACGATCCAGGGCGGACCCGGCGTCCGGCTCAAGAAGTCAACGGCGTCGCGCACCCATATCCAGGATGGCGAAGCGGGAATTATTCAGAACAGCGAGATGTAA
- a CDS encoding ATP-dependent DNA ligase, with amino-acid sequence MRLKFIKPIEPELADTPPQGDEWLHEIKFDGYRTQLIKDEDGIRLITKNGYDWTARYIHLAEEAEAIEAQSFIIDGEAIIINEAGLSDFHALQSAITRRKPSRDLYLVAFDILHLNGHDLRNVPVDDRRKILQEMIPFVGRIQFSKAMPGTGDAVYRLVDKAGLEGMVSKRKDSTYRSGPTMNWRKIKCYAEKEMDIIGLQREAGKPAFALMADRGTGRYVGSAFITLNREMRERLWKRVQDHPCTAPKGMKRPATQWVKPGLIGRVKHLRGEEDLRHASLQDFREE; translated from the coding sequence ATGCGTCTGAAGTTCATCAAGCCCATAGAACCCGAGCTCGCCGACACGCCGCCACAAGGCGATGAATGGCTGCATGAGATCAAGTTCGATGGCTACCGCACCCAGCTTATCAAGGATGAAGATGGCATTCGGCTGATCACCAAGAACGGCTATGATTGGACGGCCCGCTATATCCATCTTGCCGAAGAGGCGGAGGCGATCGAAGCTCAAAGCTTCATCATCGATGGCGAGGCCATCATCATCAACGAGGCAGGCCTGTCCGACTTCCACGCCCTGCAATCAGCCATCACCAGGCGTAAGCCGTCGCGCGACCTGTATTTGGTAGCATTCGATATCCTGCACCTGAACGGGCATGATTTGCGCAACGTGCCGGTGGACGACCGTCGCAAGATCCTACAGGAGATGATCCCGTTCGTCGGCCGCATCCAGTTTAGCAAGGCGATGCCTGGCACCGGCGACGCCGTCTATCGCCTGGTCGACAAAGCAGGGTTGGAGGGCATGGTCTCGAAGCGCAAGGACAGCACCTATCGTAGCGGGCCGACGATGAACTGGCGCAAGATCAAGTGCTATGCCGAAAAGGAAATGGACATTATCGGCTTGCAGCGCGAAGCCGGCAAGCCGGCCTTTGCCCTGATGGCTGACCGCGGCACAGGGCGCTATGTCGGGTCGGCGTTCATTACCCTGAACCGGGAAATGCGCGAACGGCTCTGGAAGCGTGTCCAGGATCACCCATGCACGGCGCCAAAGGGCATGAAGCGGCCAGCGACGCAATGGGTAAAGCCCGGGCTGATCGGCCGTGTTAAGCACTTGCGCGGCGAGGAAGACCTAAGACATGCCTCCCTGCAGGATTTCAGGGAAGAATGA